The Aeromicrobium yanjiei genome includes a region encoding these proteins:
- a CDS encoding Gfo/Idh/MocA family protein, producing the protein MTTDNTLGVAVIGAGYWGPNLARNFRSSDDWELRAVCDLDLDRARRVAGDGVTVTSSLEEVLARPDIDAVAIATPARTHQAIALPALEAGKHVVVEKPLADSLANATQMVTIARDRGLVLMADHTYCYTPAVLKIRELIADGSLGDILFVDSVRINLGLIQPDVDVFWDLAPHDLSILDFILPGGLRPSGVAAHGADPLGAGRPCVGYLTLPFGDGALAHVHVNWLSPTKIRQMVIGGTRRTLVWDDLNPQQPLSVYDRGVDLAGQSSTAADRRDSTISYRLGDTWAPALPHREALGQMATEFAACIREGRSSRTDGESGLRVLSVLEAAARSLRTDGALTGMEPAPVPVPPIATRKVTAA; encoded by the coding sequence GTGACAACTGACAACACACTCGGGGTCGCCGTCATCGGAGCGGGCTACTGGGGTCCCAACCTCGCGCGCAACTTCCGCTCCAGCGACGACTGGGAGCTGCGCGCCGTCTGCGACCTCGACCTGGACCGCGCCCGCAGGGTGGCCGGGGACGGTGTCACCGTCACCAGCTCGCTGGAGGAGGTGCTGGCCCGCCCCGACATCGACGCGGTGGCCATCGCGACGCCCGCGCGGACCCACCAGGCGATCGCCCTGCCGGCGCTGGAGGCCGGCAAGCACGTCGTGGTGGAGAAGCCGCTGGCCGACAGCCTCGCGAACGCGACGCAGATGGTCACGATCGCCCGGGACCGCGGTCTGGTCCTGATGGCCGATCACACGTACTGCTACACGCCGGCCGTCCTGAAGATCCGCGAGCTCATCGCGGACGGCTCGCTCGGCGACATCCTCTTCGTGGACTCCGTGCGCATCAACCTCGGGCTGATCCAGCCCGACGTCGACGTGTTCTGGGACCTCGCGCCGCACGACCTGTCGATCCTCGACTTCATCCTGCCGGGCGGCCTGCGCCCGTCCGGGGTCGCGGCCCACGGCGCCGATCCGCTCGGAGCCGGCCGGCCGTGCGTCGGCTACCTGACGCTGCCGTTCGGCGACGGCGCCCTCGCCCACGTCCACGTCAACTGGCTCAGCCCGACCAAGATCCGCCAGATGGTCATCGGAGGGACCCGCCGCACCCTCGTGTGGGACGACCTCAACCCCCAACAGCCCCTGAGCGTGTACGACCGCGGGGTGGACCTCGCCGGGCAGTCGTCCACGGCCGCGGATCGGCGGGACTCGACCATCTCCTACCGGCTCGGCGACACCTGGGCGCCGGCGCTGCCCCATCGTGAGGCCCTCGGGCAGATGGCGACCGAGTTCGCGGCGTGCATCCGCGAGGGCCGTTCGTCCCGCACCGACGGCGAGTCGGGCCTGCGGGTGCTCTCGGTCCTCGAGGCGGCCGCCCGGAGCCTGCGCACCGACGGAGCGCTCACCGGCATGGAGCCGGCACCCGTCCCCGTACCCCCGATCGCCACCAGGAAGGTGACAGCCGCATGA
- a CDS encoding NAD-dependent epimerase/dehydratase family protein, which translates to MTSLDGARVLVTGGAGTIGSTIVDQLLDAGASHVDVLDNLVRGRLGNLDAALATGRVTLVEGDIRDRDLVHDVTLGQDVVFHQAALRITQCAEEPRLALEVLVDGTFNVYEAAVDGGVDKVVSASSASVYGMAEEFPTDERHHHHNNDTFYGAAKSFNEGMLRSFRAMHGLDYVLLRYFNVYGPRMDVHGLYTEVLVRWMERIEDGEAPLVFGDGWQTMDFAFTTDIARANILAAESRVTEGVYNIASGTETSLLQLAETLSEVMGSHVPVEHGPERAVNGVARRLADVSAARRDLGFETRVDLADGLAELVSWWRPLRAEISVGRSMETRR; encoded by the coding sequence ATGACCTCACTCGACGGAGCCCGCGTGCTCGTGACCGGCGGTGCCGGGACGATCGGATCGACGATCGTGGACCAGCTGCTCGACGCAGGCGCGAGCCACGTCGACGTCCTCGACAACCTCGTGCGGGGGCGCCTGGGCAATCTCGACGCGGCGCTCGCCACCGGCCGGGTGACCCTGGTCGAGGGCGACATCCGTGACCGGGACCTGGTCCACGACGTCACCCTCGGCCAGGACGTCGTCTTCCACCAGGCGGCGCTGCGGATCACCCAGTGCGCCGAGGAGCCGAGGCTCGCGCTCGAGGTGCTGGTCGACGGGACGTTCAACGTCTACGAGGCGGCCGTCGACGGAGGCGTCGACAAGGTCGTGTCGGCCTCGTCCGCGTCCGTCTACGGGATGGCGGAGGAGTTCCCCACCGACGAGCGGCACCACCACCACAACAACGACACGTTCTACGGTGCTGCCAAGTCGTTCAACGAGGGCATGCTGCGCAGCTTCCGGGCGATGCACGGGCTCGACTACGTCCTGCTGCGCTACTTCAACGTGTACGGGCCGCGGATGGACGTGCACGGCCTCTACACCGAGGTGCTGGTGCGGTGGATGGAGCGCATCGAGGACGGCGAGGCGCCCCTCGTGTTCGGAGACGGGTGGCAGACCATGGACTTCGCGTTCACGACCGACATCGCCCGTGCCAACATCCTGGCCGCCGAGAGCAGGGTCACCGAGGGCGTCTACAACATCGCGTCGGGCACCGAGACGAGCCTGCTGCAGCTGGCCGAGACCCTGTCCGAGGTCATGGGATCGCACGTCCCGGTCGAGCACGGGCCGGAGCGGGCCGTCAACGGGGTGGCCCGCCGGCTCGCGGACGTGTCGGCCGCGCGCCGGGACCTGGGCTTCGAGACACGGGTGGACCTCGCCGACGGGCTGGCCGAGCTGGTGAGCTGGTGGCGGCCGCTACGGGCGGAGATCTCGGTCGGCCGCAGCATGGAGACCCGCCGATGA
- a CDS encoding DegT/DnrJ/EryC1/StrS family aminotransferase, with the protein MSRVNVMQPWLGKEEVAALTEVISSGWIAQGPRVAAFEDAFARLQQADHAIAVSSCTTALHLALEVAGVRLGDEVVVPSFSFIATANAPTYVGARPVFADVDPVTGNLTADTVERALSERTRAVIAVDQGGVPVDLRELRALCDPRGIVVIEDAACGAGSTYHGRPVAAGAEIAVWSFHPRKIVTTGEGGMVTTSRADWADRARRLREHAMSVSAADRHGTTLAPIEEYTEIGFNYRMTDMQAAVGIVQLRKMRDLVERRRELAGVYTKYVSDIEGLRPVADPSWGTTNFQSYWIEVTDPYPLDRDGLLTHLASLDISARRGIMTAHRQPAYAHEALGTGPLPVSEHLSDTTLILPLFHQMSVGEQARVIAALISGSGEERWTTSS; encoded by the coding sequence ATGAGCCGCGTGAACGTGATGCAGCCGTGGCTCGGCAAGGAGGAGGTCGCCGCCCTCACCGAGGTGATCTCGTCCGGCTGGATCGCCCAGGGTCCACGCGTCGCGGCATTCGAGGACGCCTTCGCGCGCCTGCAGCAGGCCGACCACGCGATCGCCGTGTCCAGCTGCACGACCGCCCTGCACCTCGCTCTGGAGGTCGCGGGCGTACGGCTCGGCGACGAGGTGGTGGTCCCGTCCTTCTCGTTCATCGCGACCGCGAACGCCCCTACGTACGTCGGAGCCCGACCGGTGTTCGCGGACGTCGACCCCGTGACCGGCAACCTGACGGCCGACACGGTGGAGCGGGCGCTCTCGGAGCGGACGCGGGCGGTCATCGCGGTGGACCAGGGCGGCGTTCCCGTCGACCTCCGCGAGCTCCGCGCACTGTGCGACCCCCGCGGCATCGTGGTGATCGAGGACGCCGCCTGCGGTGCCGGGTCGACCTATCACGGGCGCCCGGTCGCGGCGGGCGCGGAGATCGCGGTCTGGTCGTTCCACCCCCGCAAGATCGTCACGACCGGCGAGGGCGGCATGGTCACCACGTCCCGTGCCGACTGGGCCGACCGGGCGCGACGCCTTCGTGAGCACGCGATGAGCGTGTCGGCGGCCGATCGCCACGGGACCACCTTGGCGCCGATCGAGGAGTACACCGAGATCGGCTTCAACTACCGCATGACCGACATGCAGGCCGCGGTCGGGATCGTGCAGCTGCGCAAGATGCGCGACCTGGTGGAACGCCGGCGAGAGCTCGCCGGGGTCTACACCAAGTACGTCAGCGACATCGAGGGCCTGCGCCCGGTCGCCGACCCGAGCTGGGGCACGACGAACTTCCAGTCGTACTGGATCGAGGTCACCGATCCCTATCCGCTCGACCGGGACGGCCTCCTGACGCATCTGGCGTCGCTGGACATCTCGGCGCGCCGCGGCATCATGACCGCGCACCGTCAGCCGGCGTACGCCCACGAGGCGCTCGGGACCGGCCCGCTGCCGGTCTCGGAGCACCTGAGCGACACGACGCTGATCCTGCCCCTGTTCCACCAGATGTCCGTGGGCGAGCAGGCCCGCGTCATCGCAGCCCTCATCAGCGGAAGCGGGGAAGAACGATGGACAACCTCATCCTGA
- a CDS encoding acetyltransferase, with protein MDNLILIGAGGLAREVGEAVTASGRYRILGVVDDDPGVHGTSVNGMPVLGGLDQVYWDRSSYVVVCAGQGRTRQAIVDRLADHDIGPSRFGTVVHPSVQVPRSCFLGVGSVLLAQVAITADVRIGRHVVAMPNVTLTHDDVVGDYATLCAGVSLAGGVSVGPAAYLGTNASVRQDVRVGAGSTLGMGSTLLQDLPDGETWAGVPARLLAPGRRLTAATTMEAVS; from the coding sequence ATGGACAACCTCATCCTGATCGGCGCCGGCGGGCTGGCCCGGGAGGTCGGCGAGGCCGTCACCGCCTCGGGCCGTTACCGGATCCTCGGCGTCGTCGACGACGACCCGGGCGTGCACGGGACCTCCGTCAACGGCATGCCCGTGCTCGGCGGGCTCGACCAGGTCTACTGGGACCGCAGCTCGTACGTCGTGGTCTGCGCCGGACAGGGGCGGACACGGCAGGCGATCGTCGACCGGCTCGCCGATCACGACATCGGGCCGTCGCGGTTCGGCACCGTGGTCCACCCGTCCGTGCAGGTCCCCCGCTCGTGCTTCCTCGGCGTGGGGTCCGTGCTGCTCGCGCAGGTCGCGATCACCGCCGACGTGCGCATCGGCCGTCATGTCGTCGCGATGCCCAACGTCACGCTCACCCACGACGACGTCGTCGGTGACTACGCCACGTTGTGCGCCGGCGTGAGCCTCGCCGGCGGGGTCTCGGTGGGGCCGGCTGCCTATCTCGGCACCAACGCGAGCGTGCGGCAGGACGTGCGCGTGGGTGCCGGCAGCACGCTCGGGATGGGATCGACCCTGCTGCAGGACCTGCCCGACGGCGAGACGTGGGCGGGGGTCCCGGCACGTCTTCTCGCCCCCGGACGCCGCCTGACCGCGGCGACCACGATGGAGGCGGTCTCATGA
- a CDS encoding DegT/DnrJ/EryC1/StrS family aminotransferase, whose product MRVPLVDLGAQQAEVAAEVRAGLDRVFAATAFVGGVDVEEFEQAYAAETGVAHCVGVGNGTDALELALRVAGVTPGGEVILPANTFIATAEAVSRIGARPVLVDVDPVHLLIDPDRVGEAVTSRTQAIVPVHLFGQMAPMERIAEIAAPAGIPVVEDAAQSQGAARHDQLSGGLGLVAATSFYPGKNLGAAGDAGAVTTNDAGIAQAVRVLAAHGSPAKYVHDVIGMNSRLDTVQAVVLKAKLKRLAGWNESRRKAAARYDELLSPVDRVTRPCSAPGNIDVWHLYVVQVDDRDDVLGALHAAGVGAGIHYPTPVHLTRAYAHLGLGRGRFPVAEAAADRILSLPMFPHLSPEQQEHVVASLVEALR is encoded by the coding sequence ATGAGGGTCCCGCTGGTGGACCTCGGCGCCCAACAGGCAGAGGTCGCTGCCGAGGTCAGGGCCGGGCTCGACCGCGTGTTCGCTGCCACCGCCTTCGTCGGCGGTGTCGACGTGGAGGAGTTCGAGCAGGCATATGCCGCCGAGACCGGCGTTGCGCACTGCGTCGGCGTCGGCAACGGGACGGACGCGCTCGAGCTCGCGCTCCGGGTCGCGGGCGTCACCCCCGGCGGGGAGGTGATCCTGCCGGCCAACACGTTCATCGCCACGGCCGAGGCGGTCTCCCGCATCGGTGCCCGTCCGGTCCTGGTCGACGTGGACCCGGTCCACCTGCTGATCGACCCGGACCGGGTCGGGGAGGCCGTCACCTCGCGGACCCAGGCCATCGTGCCGGTCCACCTGTTCGGCCAGATGGCTCCGATGGAGCGCATCGCCGAGATCGCGGCCCCCGCCGGCATCCCGGTCGTCGAGGACGCCGCCCAGTCGCAGGGGGCGGCCCGGCACGATCAGCTCTCGGGAGGGCTGGGTCTCGTCGCGGCGACCAGCTTCTACCCGGGCAAGAACCTCGGCGCGGCCGGCGATGCCGGCGCGGTCACCACCAATGACGCGGGCATCGCCCAGGCCGTTCGCGTGCTGGCCGCCCACGGGAGCCCCGCCAAGTACGTCCACGACGTGATCGGGATGAACTCCCGCCTCGACACGGTCCAGGCCGTCGTCCTGAAGGCCAAGCTCAAGCGCCTGGCGGGGTGGAACGAGAGCCGCCGCAAGGCAGCCGCCCGCTACGACGAGCTGCTCTCGCCCGTCGACCGCGTCACCCGCCCCTGCTCGGCCCCGGGCAACATCGATGTCTGGCACCTCTACGTCGTCCAGGTCGACGATCGCGACGACGTCCTCGGCGCGCTCCACGCCGCAGGGGTCGGCGCGGGCATCCACTACCCGACCCCCGTGCACCTCACCCGGGCCTACGCCCACCTCGGCCTCGGCCGGGGCCGCTTCCCCGTGGCGGAGGCTGCGGCGGACCGGATCCTGTCGCTGCCGATGTTCCCCCACCTCTCCCCCGAGCAGCAGGAGCACGTCGTGGCGAGCCTCGTGGAGGCGTTGCGGTGA
- a CDS encoding lipopolysaccharide biosynthesis protein, whose amino-acid sequence MTSSGHDAEATAAGNASSAFAWSFANTVIARLGTLAIGIALARLLGPEEFGTYAVAFIALLAVLSFNELGVSLAIVRWTEDPRAIAPTVTTVSLAMSALITVGMLLAAGPFADAMGDSSAAGMVRALSLCVLINGAVATPAALLQRYFRQDRRMISDQVNVWVGAGVSLALALSGAGAWSLVIGRLAGALTSGVLLLAYSPLPYRVGLDRRHVRALLRFGGPLAGASLVVFAIGFVDQLAVGHLLGPVVLGYYVLAFNLSSWPVSIFSQPLRSVAPAMFARLQHDPAAMTATFHRILRPLAAVALPSCLVLGACAPDIIRFVYGPEWAPAATPLRWLCLLAALRIFFELTYDYLVVLRRSRSILAIQLVWLVALVPSVIVGVRVGGAGGAGLAVAGVAGVVVLPLYLRALAGVGIDLRAVWRHAALALTVTVALGVVLTAAAATLGTFSTLAAAGLLGAATTGGLLWRERSTVAMLRSRPTAVVS is encoded by the coding sequence GTGACGTCGAGCGGGCACGACGCGGAGGCCACCGCCGCAGGGAACGCCTCGTCGGCGTTCGCCTGGAGCTTTGCCAACACCGTGATCGCGCGGCTCGGCACCTTGGCCATCGGCATCGCTCTCGCGCGGCTGCTCGGTCCCGAGGAGTTCGGCACGTACGCGGTCGCCTTCATCGCCCTGCTCGCGGTGCTGAGCTTCAACGAGCTCGGGGTCAGCCTGGCGATCGTGCGCTGGACCGAGGATCCGCGAGCCATCGCGCCGACGGTCACCACCGTGTCGCTCGCCATGAGCGCCCTGATCACCGTGGGGATGCTGCTGGCTGCAGGCCCGTTCGCCGACGCCATGGGCGACTCGAGCGCGGCCGGCATGGTCCGCGCGCTCAGCCTCTGCGTCCTGATCAACGGCGCAGTGGCCACCCCTGCCGCGCTGCTGCAGCGCTACTTCCGGCAGGACCGGCGGATGATCAGCGACCAGGTCAACGTCTGGGTCGGTGCCGGGGTGTCGCTGGCCCTGGCGCTGTCCGGGGCGGGCGCCTGGAGCCTCGTCATCGGCCGGCTCGCGGGGGCGCTGACGTCCGGCGTCCTGCTGCTCGCCTACTCCCCCCTGCCGTACCGGGTCGGCCTCGACCGCCGACACGTCCGGGCGCTGCTGCGGTTCGGCGGTCCACTCGCCGGCGCGAGTCTCGTCGTCTTCGCGATCGGCTTCGTCGACCAGCTCGCCGTCGGGCACCTGCTCGGTCCGGTGGTGCTGGGCTACTACGTCCTGGCGTTCAACCTGTCCAGCTGGCCCGTCAGCATCTTCTCGCAGCCGTTGCGAAGCGTCGCGCCCGCGATGTTCGCCCGCCTGCAGCACGACCCCGCGGCGATGACCGCGACATTCCACCGCATCCTCCGTCCGCTGGCGGCTGTCGCCCTGCCCAGCTGCCTGGTGCTCGGCGCCTGCGCCCCCGACATCATCCGGTTCGTGTACGGACCCGAGTGGGCGCCGGCGGCCACTCCCCTGCGATGGCTCTGCCTGCTGGCCGCACTGCGCATCTTCTTCGAGCTGACCTACGACTACCTCGTCGTCCTGCGGCGGTCCCGCTCGATCCTCGCGATCCAGCTGGTGTGGCTCGTGGCCCTCGTACCGTCCGTGATCGTGGGCGTGAGGGTCGGCGGGGCAGGTGGGGCGGGGCTGGCCGTCGCGGGGGTGGCCGGGGTCGTCGTCCTGCCGTTGTACCTTCGTGCGCTCGCCGGCGTCGGCATCGACCTGCGTGCCGTCTGGAGGCACGCGGCTCTCGCGCTGACGGTGACCGTCGCCCTCGGGGTCGTGCTGACGGCCGCAGCTGCCACTCTCGGGACGTTCTCCACGCTGGCCGCCGCAGGGCTGCTGGGCGCGGCGACGACGGGCGGACTGCTGTGGCGTGAGCGGTCGACGGTCGCGATGTTGCGGTCGCGGCCGACGGCGGTGGTCTCATGA